DNA sequence from the Chloroflexota bacterium genome:
AGGCGATGTGCGACGTTCACCGCGTCGCCAACTGCGCTGAAGCTGGTTACCTCGCTGGTGGGGCCGATGAAACCGGTGAACGCGGATCCGGTGTTCACTCCCACACCCACCGGAAGATGGGCTTCATCCTGGATCCGGCGCGCGGCGGCGAGTCCGCGGCGCGCGTGATTGCCATCGGTGAAGGCGGGGATGAACAGCGCCATCACGCCATCCCCCAAGAACTTGTCGATGAGCCCGTTCTCGGCTTGCACGGCATCGGTCACCAATCGGTAGAAGTCCGCCAGCAGATTGGAGAACGTCCCGGCGCTCACCTGCTCGGCCATGGCCGTGGATCCGCGCACATCCGCGAACAGGACCGTGAGCTGCACCTCGGCTCCGCCCGGACTCTTTGACAGCGCCGAGAAACATCGGTTGCAGAGCTGGGGGTTCTTGGCCAGTGCGCCATACCCGATCACCCGCATGATCGGCCCGAACGGCGCCCGATACGGAGCGGCGCACAGCTTGCAGCGCGGGTCCGACGGCAGATGGCGGAACAGGCGTGACTCGGGCGCCGCATTCGGTTCGCTTAGAATGCGTCCCCAGGTCTCCTCGTCGATGGCTGCGGCCACGAAGCCAGCCTATCAGGCACTACCCCGATCGGCTGTGGATTGGCACCGTGGAGGCCGGCTGCTACGATGCGGAGCCGATCCGGCCGCCCGACGGCGACCGCGATGGATTCGGTCGGGGCGTAGCGCAGCCTGGTAGCGCACTGCGTTCGGGACGCAGGGGTCGGCGGTTCAAATCCGCCCGCCCCGACCATTCTCAGTCGTGCCGTGCCTGACCTGCACCGGCCCGATCTAGACCGCGCTCAGCCGGTGATTTCGGCGCGTTCGGTGAAAACGGCCGCCACGACCAACGAGCCGATCAGCCACGCGCCGACCAGCAGCATGGCGGTCTCCTGCGCGAGCGGGTCGGGCCCGGCCCCGAACCCGCCACCCCCAAGCCCCACCGCCGACGTGGCGACGTTGAAGGGCATGTAGCGCACGATGTCCGGCAGGAAGATGCCGGCAAACGCTTCCCCGAAGTAGAAGGCAATCCCCACCCCGATCCCGGCCAGTTGGCTGCGGGCCAGCGTGGCCACGGCGAACCCCAGCGCTCCCTGCTCGGCCATCGCGAACCACCCCCGCCCGAACTGCTCCGGCAGCGCGCCCAGAGCGTCCGCGTTGTTCATTCCATCGGTGGGGACGTCTGCCAGGTTGGCACCGATGAAGGCCGCCGCCACGCCGATGAGGAATGAGAACAGCAGTCCAGCCACCAAGTACGCCGCCACCGCCGCGAAGGTGAGCAACATGTACCGGCTCCGGCTCTCCCCGCGTGCGACCGCCATCTTCAGGGTTCCCCACGACCACTCCGAGCCGGCGACCGCCGCTCCGTAGGTGACCGCGAAGAGGCCTCCCAGCCCGACGATGAAGCCGAGGATCAGCTGGTAGGCCAACGGGAACGTGACGAGGGTCAGCGGGTCCGGTCCATCCGGTCCGCCCGGCCCTCCGCCATCGCCTCCGGTGGCTGCCACCGCGACGATGATCATCACCAGCAGGCCGGTCAGGATCCCGAAGGTGAGCCAGGTCGCCGGTCGGCGCTGGAGCTTCCGCAGCCCGGAGAGGAGGATCCTCATCCGTCGCCCCCCGGCGCCGTCGGGGTGGCAATCCCCTGGAATGTCCCTTCATGGCTGTCGGCCTCGTCCGCGGTCAGCGCGAGGAACAGCTCTTCCAGGTCGCTGCCGGCCTCCAGCCGCGCGGCGTAGATGCCGGCGTCAGCCAGGGTCCGGTTGACCTCGGCGGCGCGGTCGGCCGCGATGCGCACCGTGAGCCAGCCCGCATCGGCGGATGGTTCGACCCCGTCGTGTCCGGGAAGGTTGGCGAGACGTTCCGCCGCGGAGGCCACCTCATGCGGAGCCACCCTCACGCGGACCAGGTCGGCGCCATGCAAGAGCTCGGTCATCGAGCCCTCGCGCACCAGGCGCCCCGCGGCGATGATCCCGATGACGTCCGCCATCTGCTGCACTTCGCCCAGCAGGTGGCTGGATACGAACACGGTCTTGCCCTCCGCCGCCAGGTGGCGGAGCGTCTCGCGGATCGCGACGATCCCGGCCGGATCGAGGCCGTTGGCCGGCTCGTCCAGGAGCAGCAGCTGCGGGTCACTGAGCAGGGCGGCTGCGATGCCGAGGCGTTGCTTCATGCCCAGCGAGTAGCCGGAGACCTTGTCCCGCGCGCGATCGCGGAGCCCGACCAGCTCCAGCAGCTCCTCGACGCGTGCCCTCGTCGTAGGGGCGCCACTGGCCCCGATCGCCCGGAGGTTCTCCCGGCCCGACAGGAACGGGTAGAACGAGGGTGTCTCGACCAGGGCGCCGATGTCGAACAGCCGCCGCCGATCCCGCCCGCTGAACGGTCGGCCCAGGAGCTCGATGCTGCCGTGGTCGGGGTGGATGAGTCCGGTGAGCAGGCGCATGGTCGTCGTCTTGCCCGCCCCGTTGGGCCCGAGGAAGCCATAGACCACTCCGGTCGGGACGGATATGTCCAGACCCGCCAAAGCCAGGCGCGAGCCATAGCTCTTGCGCAGGTCACGAGTGGCGAGCGCCAAGCCGTCTGCGGACGCGGTCATGTCGTGCGGTAGGGTACCCGCGATTGACGAATCGGCTCCCGCTCCCCGGTGTCCGCTTCGGCCACGTCAACATCGTGGCCGCCGACTGGCACCGGCTGGTGGACTTCTATCGGACGGTTTTCGGCTGCGAGGTCGTGCCGCCGGAACGGAATTACGCCGGCCCGGACCTGGAGCGGGGGACCGGGGTGGCCGGGGCCGAGCTGCGTGGCGCGCACCTGCGATTGCCCGGCCTCGGGGCGGACGGGCCGACTCTCGAGATATACCAATACCGCCGCGCCGAGGAGCGCCCACCGACCGCGGCCAACCGACCGGGGTTCGCGCACATTGCCTTTGCGGTCCGCGACGTGGAGGCGGCGCAGGGCGAGGTGCTGGCCGCCGGTGGCGGGCGAATCGGGGACATCGTGACCCTGACCACCGCCGATGGCCGGCGCGTCACCTGGTGTTACGTCACCGATCCCGAGGGCAACATCCTCGAGCTCCAAGCCTGGAGCCGTTAGGGACCGCCACCGATCGGCGCGCGACGGCCGGCCAGGGGTACCAGTACATCGGTCCCCTTCGAGTACTGCACCAGACCCCACTCCACGCTTTTCCGCGGTTTTTCGCCAGGTGCCCCCGCGCACCGGGGCGTACCCAGGGGACGATCACGCCATGGATGGAGATGCGCACGCATCGCATCCTCACCACGTAAATGCATTTATCCAGGGAGGGCGCAGTCGTGCATCGGATGGCGCGGTCGGGCAAGCGCGGTCGCGCTGCGCTCGGCCATCGACGTCACCGGCTCCGGCGTGGCGCCGGTCGCGCGGCACGACCGTTGCGCGCCACGCTCGCGGTCCTGATCACTGCTCTTGCGCTGCTTCTGAGCGTCGTACCGGTCCTCGCATCCCACGTGGTGCCGGTCACCCTCCTGGGGAATCCGACCTGCGCGTCCGTCGGCGACTACGACCACGAGTTCAAGG
Encoded proteins:
- a CDS encoding adenylate/guanylate cyclase domain-containing protein — translated: MAAAIDEETWGRILSEPNAAPESRLFRHLPSDPRCKLCAAPYRAPFGPIMRVIGYGALAKNPQLCNRCFSALSKSPGGAEVQLTVLFADVRGSTAMAEQVSAGTFSNLLADFYRLVTDAVQAENGLIDKFLGDGVMALFIPAFTDGNHARRGLAAARRIQDEAHLPVGVGVNTGSAFTGFIGPTSEVTSFSAVGDAVNVAHRLGDAAKAGELLISAETAAQAGLETDRAKDAWSMRTLPVKGREEPVQIWSRLAASA
- a CDS encoding ATP-binding cassette domain-containing protein, whose translation is MTASADGLALATRDLRKSYGSRLALAGLDISVPTGVVYGFLGPNGAGKTTTMRLLTGLIHPDHGSIELLGRPFSGRDRRRLFDIGALVETPSFYPFLSGRENLRAIGASGAPTTRARVEELLELVGLRDRARDKVSGYSLGMKQRLGIAAALLSDPQLLLLDEPANGLDPAGIVAIRETLRHLAAEGKTVFVSSHLLGEVQQMADVIGIIAAGRLVREGSMTELLHGADLVRVRVAPHEVASAAERLANLPGHDGVEPSADAGWLTVRIAADRAAEVNRTLADAGIYAARLEAGSDLEELFLALTADEADSHEGTFQGIATPTAPGGDG
- a CDS encoding VOC family protein gives rise to the protein MTNRLPLPGVRFGHVNIVAADWHRLVDFYRTVFGCEVVPPERNYAGPDLERGTGVAGAELRGAHLRLPGLGADGPTLEIYQYRRAEERPPTAANRPGFAHIAFAVRDVEAAQGEVLAAGGGRIGDIVTLTTADGRRVTWCYVTDPEGNILELQAWSR